In Nitrospirae bacterium YQR-1, the genomic stretch GACGTTGGTTTATATCTTCTTACTCCCATTTATACACCTTCTATAAAGTCTAGCTTTTCACCCTTTTTAAGTGTCACTATGGCCTTCTTTATCGCCTGAGTCATGCCTACAGACTTACCATATTTTTTCCACTTACCGGGTTGTGTAATTGTTGATATTTTATCTACCTTCACCTTAAATATTTCCTCAAACGCCTTCCTTATTTCTATTTTATTCGAAGACATATCCACCTCTATTAAGAGCTTGCCACTGAGCTCCTTAATAAAGGTCCCCTTTTCTGTAAACATGGGTCTTTTAATTATCGTGTATGCGTCCTTCATCGTTCAACCCTTTTACTGAATTTAAAGCATCTTTTGTTAATAACAAAAATTCATGGTTTACAATATCATAAGTGTTAATGTCCTGCACTCTGACCACCTTGACGCCTACTATATTTCTGGAAGAAAGTACAAGTGTGCTGTCCTTCTCCGGCACAACAATGAGAACTTTTTTATCTATAAGACCTATGTTTTCCA encodes the following:
- the rplW gene encoding 50S ribosomal protein L23, which gives rise to MKDAYTIIKRPMFTEKGTFIKELSGKLLIEVDMSSNKIEIRKAFEEIFKVKVDKISTITQPGKWKKYGKSVGMTQAIKKAIVTLKKGEKLDFIEGV